From the genome of Streptomyces sp. NBC_01341, one region includes:
- a CDS encoding RNA polymerase sigma factor SigF, protein MRDETIRSGAVRPAAVPEQQARPHPVDGADADGADGVQGRPAAVEQSQAERAGQMSEHGHHDPRDRSGARALFIELRALPDGSVEKAELRNRLVRMHLPLVEHLARRFRNRGEPLDDLTQVATIGLIKSVDRFDPDRGVEFSTYATPTVVGEIKRHFRDKGWAVRVPRRLQELRLSLTTATAELSQQHGRSPTVHELAERLGISEEEVLEGLESANAYSTLSLDVPDTDDESPAVADTLGSEDEALEGVEYRESLKPLLEDLPPREKRILLLRFFGNMTQSQIAQEVGISQMHVSRLLARTLAQLRERLLVEE, encoded by the coding sequence GTGCGGGACGAGACGATCCGGTCCGGGGCGGTGCGGCCAGCAGCCGTCCCGGAGCAGCAGGCCCGGCCGCATCCGGTGGACGGTGCGGACGCGGACGGTGCGGACGGGGTTCAGGGCCGTCCGGCCGCGGTGGAGCAGTCGCAGGCGGAGCGGGCGGGCCAGATGAGCGAGCACGGGCACCACGATCCACGGGACCGCAGCGGGGCGCGGGCGCTCTTCATCGAGCTGCGGGCGCTCCCCGACGGCTCGGTGGAGAAGGCCGAGCTGCGCAACCGGCTGGTGCGGATGCACCTGCCGCTCGTGGAGCACCTGGCCCGCAGATTCCGCAACAGGGGCGAGCCCCTCGACGATCTCACCCAGGTCGCCACGATCGGCCTGATCAAGTCGGTGGACCGGTTCGACCCCGACCGCGGGGTCGAGTTCTCGACGTACGCGACTCCCACGGTCGTCGGCGAGATCAAGCGCCACTTCCGCGACAAGGGCTGGGCGGTGCGGGTCCCGCGCCGCCTCCAGGAGCTGCGGCTGTCGCTGACCACGGCCACCGCGGAGCTCTCCCAGCAGCACGGCCGCTCGCCCACCGTGCACGAGCTGGCGGAGCGCCTGGGCATCTCCGAGGAGGAGGTGCTGGAGGGGCTGGAATCGGCCAACGCCTACAGCACTCTGTCGCTGGACGTACCGGACACGGACGACGAGTCGCCGGCCGTGGCGGACACCCTGGGCTCCGAGGACGAGGCCCTGGAGGGCGTGGAGTACCGCGAGTCGCTCAAGCCGCTCCTGGAGGACCTCCCTCCGCGCGAGAAGCGGATTCTGCTCCTGCGCTTCTTCGGCAACATGACGCAGTCGCAGATCGCTCAGGAGGTCGGCATCTCCCAGATGCACGTCTCCCGCCTTCTGGCACGCACGCTGGCGCAACTGCGCGAGCGGCTGCTCGTCGAGGAGTAG
- a CDS encoding diacylglycerol/lipid kinase family protein, which produces MRALLVVNPAATTTSARTRDVLIHALASEMKIETVTTEYRGHARDLGRRAADSDDIDLVVALGGDGTVNEVVNGLLHRGPDPEGLPSLAVVPGGSTNVFARALGIPNDAVEATGAILDALAARSERTVGLGLAAGTPGSADEAVPGRWFTFCAGLGFDAGVIGRVEQKRELGKRSTHALYVRQVLKQFLDEPHRRSGQITLEVPGRDPVTDLALSIICNTAPWTYLGNRPIYASPKASFDTALDVLGLKRLSTPAVTRYATQLLTSSPEKGPHGKHAVSMHDLTDFTLHSKVPLPFQMDGDHLGLRTSVTFTGVRRALRVIV; this is translated from the coding sequence ATGCGCGCACTTCTCGTGGTCAACCCGGCAGCCACCACTACCAGTGCGCGGACGCGTGACGTGCTGATCCACGCCCTCGCGAGCGAGATGAAGATCGAGACCGTGACCACGGAGTACCGGGGTCACGCCCGGGACCTGGGACGCCGTGCCGCCGACTCCGACGACATCGACCTGGTGGTAGCACTGGGCGGCGACGGCACGGTGAACGAGGTGGTCAACGGCCTGCTCCACAGGGGCCCCGACCCCGAGGGCCTGCCGAGTCTCGCGGTGGTGCCCGGCGGTTCCACCAATGTGTTCGCCCGCGCACTGGGCATCCCCAACGACGCCGTGGAGGCGACCGGCGCGATCCTGGACGCCCTGGCCGCCCGCAGCGAGCGCACGGTGGGTCTCGGCCTCGCGGCCGGCACCCCGGGCAGCGCGGACGAAGCCGTCCCGGGCCGCTGGTTCACCTTCTGCGCGGGCCTCGGGTTCGACGCGGGCGTCATCGGCCGGGTCGAACAGAAACGCGAGCTGGGCAAGCGGTCGACCCACGCGCTGTACGTGCGGCAGGTCCTGAAGCAGTTCCTGGACGAGCCGCACCGGCGCAGCGGTCAGATCACCCTGGAGGTCCCCGGCCGGGACCCGGTCACGGACCTCGCGCTGTCGATAATCTGCAACACCGCGCCCTGGACCTACCTGGGAAACCGCCCGATATACGCGTCCCCGAAGGCCTCGTTCGACACCGCCCTGGACGTCCTCGGCCTGAAGCGTCTTTCGACCCCTGCCGTTACCCGGTACGCCACCCAGTTGCTCACTTCGAGTCCCGAAAAGGGTCCACACGGCAAGCACGCCGTCTCCATGCATGACCTCACGGACTTCACCTTGCATTCAAAGGTCCCACTGCCCTTCCAGATGGACGGTGACCACCTCGGACTGCGTACGAGCGTGACGTTCACAGGCGTTCGCCGTGCACTGCGTGTGATTGTGTGA
- a CDS encoding WhiB family transcriptional regulator, whose translation MDWRHNAVCREEDPELFFPIGNTGPALLQIEEAKAVCRRCPVMEQCLQWALESGQDSGVWGGLSEDERRAMKRRAARNRARNASA comes from the coding sequence ATGGACTGGCGTCACAACGCCGTTTGTCGTGAGGAAGACCCCGAGCTGTTCTTCCCCATCGGCAACACCGGTCCTGCGCTGCTGCAGATCGAGGAAGCCAAGGCCGTCTGCCGTCGCTGCCCCGTCATGGAGCAGTGCCTGCAGTGGGCGCTCGAGTCCGGTCAGGACTCCGGCGTCTGGGGTGGCCTCAGCGAGGACGAGCGCCGCGCAATGAAGCGCCGCGCCGCTCGCAACCGGGCGCGTAACGCCAGCGCCTGA
- a CDS encoding sensor histidine kinase — MNDLVHQHTALSDTDLEWLHLLVSEWQLLSDLSFADLVLWVPTRDGTRYVSVAQMRPNTGPTSYQDDMVGHLVPRGRRPLLDAALDEGRIVREGDPEWREEVPVRVESIPVRREGRILGVIARNTNLLTVRTPSRLELTYLQSASDLAQMIAAGSFPFPGQQVDMDASPRVGDGLIRLDADGVVQYASPNGLSAYHRLGLASDLVGHHLGATTAELAPSRGPVDEALVKVASGYAPREFEVEGAGGVIQLRAIPLKPKGVRIGSLVLLRDVTELRRRERELITKDATIREIHHRVKNNLQTVAALLRLQARRMDSERGREALNEAVRRVGSIAIVHETLSQNLDERVQFDEIADRVIAMVAEISPGKVTCRRTGRFGILDAEVATPLSMVLTEVLQNALEHAFTVAEHGTVEVSAVRGGSPAEGRLLITVTDDGRGLPEGFDPQRAGNLGLQIVRTLVEGELGGTFGMVPAPARGTQVVLDIPVRNDK, encoded by the coding sequence ATGAACGACCTCGTCCACCAGCACACAGCCCTGAGTGACACCGACCTCGAGTGGCTCCATCTGCTGGTCTCGGAGTGGCAGCTGCTCTCCGACCTGTCCTTCGCCGACCTCGTCCTGTGGGTACCCACCCGCGACGGGACCCGCTACGTGTCCGTGGCGCAGATGCGGCCCAACACCGGCCCCACCTCCTATCAGGACGACATGGTCGGGCACCTGGTGCCGCGCGGCCGCCGTCCGCTGCTGGACGCGGCCCTGGACGAGGGCCGCATCGTGCGGGAGGGCGACCCCGAGTGGCGGGAGGAGGTGCCCGTGCGGGTCGAGTCGATCCCCGTACGGCGCGAGGGCCGGATCCTCGGGGTGATCGCCCGTAACACCAACCTGCTCACCGTGCGCACCCCCTCCCGGCTGGAGCTCACCTACCTCCAGTCCGCGTCCGACCTGGCCCAGATGATCGCCGCCGGGTCCTTCCCCTTCCCCGGCCAGCAGGTCGACATGGACGCCTCACCGCGGGTGGGCGACGGACTGATCAGGCTGGACGCGGACGGTGTCGTCCAGTACGCCAGCCCGAACGGACTCTCGGCGTACCACCGGCTCGGCCTGGCCTCGGACCTCGTCGGTCATCACCTGGGCGCGACGACCGCCGAACTCGCTCCGTCGCGCGGCCCGGTCGACGAGGCCCTGGTCAAGGTGGCGAGCGGATACGCCCCCAGGGAGTTCGAGGTCGAGGGTGCGGGCGGGGTCATCCAGCTGCGAGCCATTCCGCTGAAGCCCAAGGGCGTACGCATCGGTTCGCTGGTGCTCCTGCGTGACGTCACGGAACTCCGGCGCCGCGAACGGGAATTGATCACGAAGGACGCCACCATCCGGGAGATCCACCACCGGGTGAAGAACAACCTCCAGACGGTGGCCGCCCTGTTGCGCCTCCAGGCGCGCCGGATGGATTCCGAGCGGGGGCGCGAGGCGCTCAACGAGGCGGTGCGGCGGGTCGGTTCGATCGCGATCGTCCATGAGACGCTGTCCCAGAATCTGGACGAGCGGGTGCAGTTCGACGAGATCGCCGACCGTGTCATCGCCATGGTCGCCGAGATCTCGCCCGGAAAGGTGACCTGCCGTCGCACGGGCCGCTTCGGGATTCTCGACGCCGAGGTGGCGACGCCGCTCTCGATGGTGCTGACCGAGGTGCTGCAGAACGCGCTGGAACACGCTTTCACCGTGGCCGAGCACGGCACGGTCGAGGTCTCCGCGGTGCGCGGCGGATCACCCGCCGAAGGGCGGCTGCTGATCACCGTCACGGACGACGGGCGCGGACTGCCCGAGGGATTCGACCCCCAGCGGGCCGGGAATCTGGGTCTCCAGATCGTGCGGACGCTGGTCGAGGGTGAGTTGGGCGGCACCTTCGGCATGGTCCCGGCGCCGGCGCGCGGCACGCAGGTGGTCCTGGACATCCCCGTCCGGAACGACAAGTAG
- the nagB gene encoding glucosamine-6-phosphate deaminase, whose protein sequence is MEVVIVPDATAGGELIAEAIGALLSRRPDALLGVATGSTPLPVYQALAAKVRSGAVDASRARICQLDEYVGLPAGHPESYRSVVLREVVEPLGLSEKSFMGPDGTAEDVQAACEAYDRALAEAGGVDLQLLGIGTDGHIGFNEPCSSLASRTRIKTLTEQTRIDNARFFDDDIDQVPHHVITQGIGTILESRHPILLATGEGKADAVARTVEGPVASIVPASALQLHPHATVVVDEAAASKLKLADYFRATYAAKPRWQGL, encoded by the coding sequence GTGGAAGTTGTCATCGTCCCGGACGCCACGGCAGGCGGCGAACTCATCGCGGAGGCCATCGGTGCACTGCTGAGCCGCAGGCCCGACGCACTTCTCGGCGTTGCCACCGGCTCGACCCCGCTGCCCGTCTACCAGGCCCTGGCGGCGAAGGTCCGCTCCGGCGCGGTGGACGCCTCGCGCGCCCGCATCTGCCAGCTCGACGAATACGTCGGACTGCCGGCCGGCCACCCCGAGTCCTACCGCTCGGTCGTGCTGCGCGAGGTCGTCGAGCCGCTCGGCCTGTCCGAGAAGTCCTTCATGGGCCCGGACGGCACGGCCGAGGACGTCCAGGCCGCCTGCGAGGCGTACGACAGGGCGCTCGCCGAGGCGGGGGGTGTCGACCTCCAGCTGCTCGGCATCGGTACCGACGGTCACATCGGTTTCAACGAGCCGTGCTCGTCGCTCGCCTCCCGCACGCGCATCAAGACGCTGACCGAGCAGACCCGGATCGACAACGCGCGCTTCTTCGACGACGACATCGACCAGGTGCCCCACCACGTCATCACCCAGGGCATCGGCACGATCCTGGAGTCCCGCCACCCGATCCTGCTGGCCACCGGCGAGGGCAAGGCCGACGCGGTGGCCCGCACCGTCGAGGGCCCGGTGGCCTCGATCGTGCCGGCCTCGGCTCTGCAGCTGCACCCGCACGCCACGGTGGTGGTCGACGAGGCCGCCGCGTCGAAGCTGAAGCTGGCGGACTACTTCCGTGCCACCTACGCGGCGAAGCCGCGGTGGCAGGGCCTGTAG
- a CDS encoding glycoside hydrolase family 3 protein, with protein sequence MTTLVSTTDTVTRDALAVLQPGFTGTSAPDWLLRRVGEGLASVGLFGRNIHSPEQLAALTARLRAERDDVLVAIDEEGGDVTRLEVRSGSSFPGNLALGAVDDVDLTRAVARELGRRLAACGVNLNWAPSADVNSNPANPVIGVRSFGADTGLVARHTAAYVEGLQSAGVAACTKHFPGHGDTAVDSHHALPRIDVDLDTLHARELVPFRAAIAAGSRSVMSAHILLPALDPTRPATLSPQILTGLLRQELGYEGLIVTDGMEMDAIAGTYGIERGSVLAIAAGADAICVGGGLADEETVLRLRDALVTAVRTGELPEERLADAAARVRALASWTQRARGAASGPGADVQEGTAPGTGAGIGLIAARRAVTLTGAAEPLDAPPYVAALTPVANIAVGEETPWGVAAELTRLLPGTATDTYGGDHGSPAAEVLRAAGERHIVAVVRDAHRHAWMGEALDTLVATRPDTIVVEMGLPVAPPRGALHIATHGAARVCGIAAAEAITGIRAG encoded by the coding sequence ATGACCACCCTCGTATCCACCACGGACACCGTCACACGCGACGCGCTCGCCGTCCTCCAGCCCGGGTTCACCGGCACGAGCGCCCCGGACTGGCTCCTGCGCAGGGTCGGCGAAGGCCTGGCCTCCGTCGGGCTGTTCGGCCGGAACATCCACTCGCCCGAGCAGCTCGCGGCACTCACCGCCCGGCTGCGGGCCGAGCGGGACGACGTACTCGTCGCGATCGACGAGGAGGGCGGCGACGTCACCCGGCTCGAGGTCCGCTCGGGCTCGTCGTTCCCCGGCAACCTCGCCCTCGGCGCCGTGGACGACGTGGACCTCACCCGTGCCGTCGCGCGTGAACTCGGCCGCCGGCTGGCCGCGTGCGGCGTCAACCTCAACTGGGCGCCGTCCGCCGACGTCAACTCCAACCCCGCGAACCCGGTCATCGGCGTGCGTTCCTTCGGCGCCGACACCGGGCTCGTCGCCCGGCACACCGCCGCGTACGTCGAGGGCCTCCAGTCCGCCGGGGTCGCCGCCTGCACCAAGCACTTCCCCGGGCACGGCGACACGGCGGTCGACTCGCACCACGCGCTGCCCCGCATCGATGTGGACCTGGACACATTGCACGCCCGTGAGCTGGTGCCTTTCCGGGCCGCCATCGCGGCGGGTTCCCGATCCGTCATGAGCGCACATATCCTGCTCCCCGCACTCGACCCGACCCGGCCCGCCACCCTGAGCCCGCAGATCCTCACCGGACTGCTCCGTCAGGAACTGGGCTACGAGGGCCTGATCGTCACGGACGGCATGGAGATGGACGCCATCGCCGGCACGTACGGCATCGAGCGCGGTTCCGTCCTCGCGATCGCGGCGGGCGCCGACGCCATCTGCGTGGGCGGCGGGCTCGCCGACGAGGAGACCGTGCTGCGGCTGCGCGACGCGCTCGTGACGGCGGTGCGGACGGGCGAACTGCCCGAGGAGCGGCTGGCCGACGCCGCCGCACGTGTACGGGCTCTCGCGTCCTGGACGCAGAGGGCCAGGGGGGCTGCCTCGGGGCCGGGCGCGGACGTGCAGGAGGGGACCGCGCCCGGCACCGGAGCCGGCATCGGCCTGATCGCGGCCCGCCGCGCCGTGACGCTCACGGGCGCCGCCGAGCCGCTGGACGCACCGCCGTACGTCGCCGCCCTCACCCCCGTCGCGAACATCGCGGTCGGCGAGGAGACCCCGTGGGGCGTCGCGGCGGAGCTGACCCGGCTGCTGCCCGGTACCGCGACGGACACCTACGGCGGTGATCACGGGTCACCGGCCGCCGAGGTCCTGCGGGCGGCGGGGGAGCGGCACATCGTCGCCGTCGTCCGCGACGCCCACCGGCACGCGTGGATGGGCGAGGCGCTGGACACCCTGGTGGCGACGCGTCCTGACACGATCGTGGTCGAGATGGGCCTGCCGGTGGCGCCGCCCCGCGGCGCGCTCCACATCGCCACCCACGGCGCCGCACGGGTGTGCGGGATCGCGGCGGCGGAGGCGATCACGGGGATCCGGGCCGGATAG
- a CDS encoding carbohydrate ABC transporter permease — protein MKRSASSRFSRIWPNATAVLLIIGFVFPVYWMFATAFKPTPDIVADDPVWFPTNFTFEHFGTAVDADNFWTMVRNSLTVTVLAVTFSLILALAGSFALARMRFKGRKGFIVGFMVAQMAPWEVMVIAIYFIVRDSDMLNSLIPLTVFYMVMVLPFTLLTLRGFVAAVPRELEESAMVDGCTRPQAFVKVILPLLAPGLMSTSMFGFITAWNEFPLVLVLNKQAESQTLPLWLSQFQTQFGDDWGATMAASSIFAVPILVLFVFLQRKAVSGLTDGAVKG, from the coding sequence GTGAAGCGCTCGGCTTCGTCACGGTTCAGCCGCATCTGGCCCAACGCCACGGCGGTCCTGCTGATCATCGGCTTCGTCTTCCCCGTGTACTGGATGTTCGCGACGGCCTTCAAGCCGACGCCGGACATCGTCGCGGACGACCCGGTCTGGTTCCCCACGAACTTCACGTTCGAGCACTTCGGGACCGCTGTCGACGCGGACAACTTCTGGACGATGGTCCGCAACTCGCTCACGGTCACGGTCCTCGCCGTGACGTTCTCCCTGATCCTCGCGCTGGCCGGCTCGTTCGCCCTCGCCCGGATGCGCTTCAAGGGGCGCAAGGGATTCATCGTCGGCTTCATGGTCGCCCAGATGGCGCCCTGGGAAGTCATGGTCATCGCGATCTACTTCATCGTCCGCGACTCGGACATGCTCAACAGCCTGATCCCGCTGACGGTCTTCTACATGGTCATGGTCCTGCCCTTCACCCTCCTGACGCTGCGCGGCTTCGTCGCCGCGGTACCCAGGGAGCTGGAGGAGTCGGCCATGGTGGACGGGTGCACCCGGCCGCAGGCGTTCGTCAAGGTGATCCTGCCGCTGCTCGCACCCGGTCTCATGTCCACGTCGATGTTCGGCTTCATCACCGCGTGGAACGAGTTCCCGCTGGTGCTCGTCCTGAACAAGCAGGCGGAGTCCCAGACCCTGCCGTTGTGGCTGTCGCAGTTCCAGACCCAGTTCGGCGACGACTGGGGCGCCACGATGGCCGCCTCCTCGATCTTCGCCGTCCCGATCCTCGTCCTCTTCGTCTTCCTGCAGCGCAAGGCCGTCAGCGGTCTGACCGATGGCGCAGTGAAGGGATAA
- a CDS encoding carbohydrate ABC transporter permease translates to MTVQTERPPSGPTDVVKGTGAAPGKPAARGRSTTLAPYLLLMPPVAVTLVFLGWPLVENTLLSFQNLNMRQLIQHLTEWNGIDNYQEILGSEEFWNVTVRSTVFTAVNVILTMVFGTLIGLLLARLGKRMRVALLIGLVLAWAMPVVASTTVYQWLFASRFGVVNWVLDKAGFHSMADYNWTGGQFSTFFVITVLIVWMSVPFVAINLYAATTTIPKELYEAASLDGAGPWKSFTSVTMPFLKPFLFATTFLEIIWIFKAFVQVFAINQGGPDRLTEILPVYAYIEGVGNQHYGMGSAIAMLTIVILLLLTSSYLRIVLKQEEDEL, encoded by the coding sequence ATGACCGTGCAGACCGAACGGCCGCCTTCAGGTCCGACGGACGTGGTGAAGGGGACCGGTGCAGCGCCGGGCAAGCCGGCGGCCCGCGGCAGATCCACCACACTGGCCCCGTACCTGCTGCTGATGCCGCCGGTGGCCGTGACCCTGGTGTTCCTCGGCTGGCCGCTGGTCGAGAACACCCTGCTGTCGTTCCAGAACCTCAACATGAGGCAGCTGATCCAGCACCTCACCGAGTGGAACGGGATCGACAACTACCAGGAGATCCTCGGCAGCGAGGAATTCTGGAACGTCACCGTCCGGTCGACCGTCTTCACGGCCGTCAACGTCATCCTGACGATGGTCTTCGGCACGCTGATCGGGCTCCTGCTGGCCCGGCTCGGCAAGCGCATGCGCGTCGCGCTCCTCATCGGCCTGGTCCTCGCCTGGGCCATGCCCGTCGTCGCCTCGACCACCGTCTACCAGTGGCTCTTCGCCTCCCGGTTCGGTGTCGTCAACTGGGTCCTGGACAAGGCCGGCTTCCACTCGATGGCTGACTACAACTGGACCGGCGGCCAGTTCTCCACGTTCTTCGTCATCACCGTGCTCATCGTCTGGATGTCGGTCCCGTTCGTCGCGATCAACCTGTACGCCGCCACGACGACCATTCCCAAGGAGCTCTACGAGGCCGCCTCGCTCGACGGGGCCGGCCCGTGGAAGAGCTTCACCTCGGTCACCATGCCGTTCCTCAAGCCGTTCCTCTTCGCGACGACGTTCCTCGAGATCATCTGGATCTTCAAGGCGTTCGTCCAGGTCTTCGCGATCAACCAGGGCGGTCCGGACCGGCTCACCGAGATCCTGCCGGTCTACGCCTACATCGAGGGTGTCGGGAACCAGCACTACGGCATGGGTTCGGCGATCGCGATGCTCACCATCGTGATCCTGCTCCTTCTGACCTCCTCCTACCTCCGGATCGTTCTCAAGCAAGAGGAGGACGAGCTGTGA